In Thermodesulforhabdus norvegica, a single window of DNA contains:
- a CDS encoding RtcB family protein, producing MEVGKVKVERVDRWRWKIPRQGPMRTDGMVYASDEMMEAIRQDQSLQQVANVATLPGIVGYSMAMPDIHWGYGFPIGGVAAFDLEEGVVSPGGVGYDINCGVRLMTTGISREDLTDEDIKALVESLFRNVPSGVGSSRKDFSLSQKELKKVLAEGARWAVRNGFGTESDLDRIEEGGCISWADPDQVSQKALERGKDQLGTLGSGNHFIEIGFVEEIFDEEAAKAFGLFPGQLTVFVHTGSRGLGHQVCDDFISLLVKTSQKYGIDLPDRQLCCAPISSPEGKAYLGAMGAAANFAFANRQMISHWVRETFEQFFRESAERLQIRLLYDIAHNIAKIETHEYQGKKVKVCVHRKGATRCFGPGRPEVPEAYRHVGQPVLIPGDMGRYSYVLVGTERAMEETFGSTCHGAGRLLSRNQAIKAARGRSIAQELADRGIYVKGASKATIKEEMPEAYKDVSDVVEVVHNAGIAKKVARLRPAGVMKG from the coding sequence ATGGAAGTGGGTAAGGTTAAGGTTGAAAGGGTCGATCGCTGGCGCTGGAAGATTCCCCGTCAGGGTCCCATGAGGACCGACGGAATGGTTTATGCCTCCGATGAGATGATGGAGGCTATCAGGCAGGATCAGAGCTTGCAACAGGTTGCCAATGTTGCAACTCTTCCAGGTATCGTCGGCTATTCCATGGCTATGCCGGACATACACTGGGGTTACGGTTTCCCGATCGGCGGAGTGGCCGCCTTTGATCTGGAGGAAGGTGTGGTTTCACCGGGAGGTGTGGGATACGATATAAATTGCGGTGTAAGGCTGATGACAACCGGGATCAGCCGAGAGGATCTTACCGATGAAGACATCAAGGCTCTCGTTGAAAGCCTTTTCAGGAACGTTCCTTCGGGCGTCGGCTCTTCGAGGAAGGATTTTTCTCTTTCTCAGAAGGAATTGAAAAAAGTTCTGGCCGAAGGAGCCCGTTGGGCGGTCAGGAACGGTTTTGGAACGGAGAGCGACCTGGATCGTATAGAAGAGGGTGGGTGTATTTCCTGGGCTGACCCGGATCAGGTTTCTCAGAAGGCTCTTGAGCGGGGCAAAGATCAGCTTGGCACGCTTGGATCGGGAAACCATTTCATAGAAATAGGTTTTGTGGAAGAAATATTTGACGAGGAAGCCGCGAAGGCCTTTGGTCTTTTTCCGGGACAATTGACGGTGTTTGTGCACACGGGATCCCGTGGTCTCGGTCACCAGGTCTGCGATGATTTTATTTCCCTGCTTGTCAAAACCAGCCAGAAGTACGGTATCGACCTGCCTGACCGGCAACTTTGCTGTGCTCCCATCAGTTCTCCGGAAGGAAAAGCCTATTTAGGAGCCATGGGGGCTGCGGCCAATTTTGCTTTTGCCAACCGCCAGATGATTTCTCACTGGGTTAGAGAAACCTTTGAACAATTCTTCAGAGAGTCGGCAGAGCGTCTGCAGATCCGCCTGCTTTACGATATTGCTCATAACATTGCCAAGATAGAAACCCATGAATATCAGGGGAAGAAGGTAAAAGTATGCGTTCATCGAAAGGGTGCTACCCGATGTTTCGGGCCCGGTAGACCTGAAGTCCCCGAAGCCTATCGACATGTGGGCCAGCCCGTCCTTATTCCCGGTGATATGGGTCGTTATAGTTATGTGCTGGTGGGAACGGAACGGGCAATGGAAGAAACCTTTGGGAGCACCTGCCACGGCGCCGGACGGCTCTTGAGCCGAAATCAGGCAATCAAAGCCGCCAGGGGGCGTTCAATTGCCCAGGAACTTGCCGACCGTGGGATCTACGTTAAAGGTGCCAGTAAGGCGACGATTAAAGAGGAAATGCCCGAAGCGTACAAGGATGTAAGCGACGTTGTTGAAGTGGTTCACAATGCAGGGATAGCGAAAAAAGTAGCCCGCCTTAGACCTGCAGGAGTCATGAAGGGCTAA
- a CDS encoding DEAD/DEAH box helicase family protein — protein sequence MRSRVLTIQVGENLKIPISGLNPNLERRLFERLVMPNPEYEQRHQSGMWIGNIPPTISCIRRLKRTYALPRGFLPELISLCNSFRQAYKIVDSRKVFSPIFVDFHGYLKEYQQDAAEAILEKDFATIVGGYKSGKTVIALYTVAERKQPTLVIIPKLELLDGWIRKIGMFLQIPEHEIGRFIQGQKKLGSRITIAHSSEVLRHWRELQGHFGYVIFDDANRCPHRVLSQIMWRFDSKYTLGLCHELDPNDRLTQIITLYLGEVVYRIDPENAREGRGIIRAHVVAKTTEFTYPYTSRMDYLPMLQKLMEDEARNRQIASDVLAEVLQGIRPVALITGGPLQEEALYNMLLEKPIRVSKIIMPYDDITREASYDGVSPASSTELKIDPDADVYLLTSQTLIRCYAALNVRSLFLAVPLYFHVELAKAISHLAQECEKSGYGRLRIYDYVDSAIALLFNYFRMRSYNYGVPPETLLAKVAGSVQR from the coding sequence ATGCGAAGCAGGGTTCTCACCATTCAAGTGGGGGAAAACTTGAAGATTCCAATCTCGGGGCTAAATCCGAACCTGGAACGAAGGCTCTTTGAAAGGCTTGTTATGCCCAATCCCGAGTATGAACAGCGGCATCAAAGCGGAATGTGGATAGGAAACATTCCTCCGACAATCTCCTGCATACGGCGCTTAAAAAGAACATATGCTCTGCCACGTGGGTTCCTGCCGGAGCTCATCTCTCTTTGCAACTCCTTCAGACAGGCCTACAAGATTGTCGATTCACGAAAGGTTTTTAGTCCAATTTTTGTCGATTTCCACGGTTATCTTAAGGAGTACCAGCAGGATGCGGCAGAGGCAATTCTGGAGAAGGATTTCGCAACAATTGTCGGAGGGTACAAAAGCGGTAAAACCGTCATTGCCCTTTATACGGTTGCAGAAAGAAAGCAGCCCACGCTTGTGATAATCCCGAAGCTGGAACTGCTGGATGGCTGGATACGCAAGATCGGCATGTTTCTTCAGATCCCCGAACATGAAATCGGTCGTTTTATTCAGGGCCAGAAAAAACTGGGAAGTCGAATTACGATAGCACACTCCAGTGAGGTATTGAGACACTGGAGGGAACTTCAGGGACACTTCGGTTACGTAATTTTTGACGATGCCAACAGATGCCCTCACAGGGTACTTTCCCAGATCATGTGGCGATTTGACTCCAAATACACTCTGGGGCTCTGTCATGAACTCGATCCCAACGACAGGCTTACTCAGATTATAACACTGTACCTGGGCGAGGTCGTCTACAGGATTGATCCGGAAAATGCCCGGGAAGGAAGAGGTATTATTCGAGCTCATGTGGTCGCAAAGACCACCGAATTTACCTATCCCTACACATCCAGAATGGATTATCTTCCGATGCTTCAAAAACTCATGGAAGACGAAGCGAGAAATCGTCAGATCGCATCGGATGTTCTGGCCGAAGTACTTCAGGGCATTCGCCCCGTCGCATTAATCACAGGCGGTCCGCTTCAGGAAGAAGCACTCTACAACATGCTCCTGGAAAAGCCGATTAGAGTTTCCAAGATAATCATGCCCTACGACGATATTACCAGAGAAGCTTCTTATGACGGGGTTTCACCCGCATCCAGTACGGAGCTCAAGATCGATCCCGACGCCGACGTTTATCTTTTGACGTCGCAGACTCTGATAAGATGCTATGCCGCCCTCAATGTGAGATCTCTTTTCCTTGCGGTGCCTCTATATTTTCATGTCGAACTGGCTAAAGCCATATCCCATCTGGCTCAAGAGTGTGAGAAATCCGGTTACGGGCGCTTAAGAATTTACGACTACGTAGATTCTGCCATAGCCCTTTTGTTCAATTACTTCAGAATGAGGTCCTATAATTACGGCGTTCCTCCGGAGACGCTACTTGCTAAAGTGGCAGGCTCTGTGCAAAGGTAG